One window of Dyadobacter sandarakinus genomic DNA carries:
- a CDS encoding TlpA family protein disulfide reductase gives MISLEGTELAKVRLDSAGKGVLEVEVNEPVFTYINNGKNMAASLLIAPGDDCEILAAEPGAGFPLHFAGDGAAVNQALNECQQLRSAFDKWNGTYSFQLEGNVFLQARDSLQKSYDQLIGKLKVSNDVTAEKLDLLKRHAAMHIIFYQYNFALGKDSSEIPQSVWHVVNQFPVDTIALKAGIFDYGMIASFYYNNKINNAIYEENNGLDEDTLQANFPLLVEEKIKAAHYPKIIENFLRVKSAHIQIGWSGLTPELRKLTKKLEQEISSAGAKSVIREDVARWEKLGPGKPAPDFSGMTPDSKRLALSDLRGKVVYVDVWATWCGPCVGAFPDSRKLQAKFKGNNRIAFLYVSIDRDTLAWQKMVVSGKVPAGHHMLNGPDEAGSVWNLYHLRGVPHYLLIDDLGRMVATHAPHPSASHTAEELQSLLAAAVARSENQPRMRRIKGMPATAKNSAW, from the coding sequence ATGATCAGTCTGGAAGGGACCGAACTGGCGAAAGTGCGGTTGGATAGTGCAGGAAAAGGAGTGCTGGAAGTAGAGGTGAACGAGCCTGTCTTTACCTATATTAACAATGGCAAAAACATGGCCGCAAGCCTGTTGATCGCACCGGGCGATGACTGTGAGATCCTCGCTGCGGAGCCCGGTGCAGGGTTTCCCCTGCATTTTGCGGGCGATGGAGCAGCCGTCAATCAGGCACTCAATGAATGTCAGCAATTAAGGTCTGCGTTTGACAAATGGAATGGGACTTATTCTTTCCAGCTGGAAGGCAATGTTTTTCTGCAGGCAAGAGATTCATTGCAGAAAAGTTATGATCAATTAATCGGCAAATTGAAAGTCAGTAATGACGTGACTGCCGAAAAGCTGGATCTGCTGAAACGTCATGCTGCTATGCACATAATCTTTTATCAATATAATTTTGCCCTAGGAAAAGATTCATCAGAAATTCCGCAGTCGGTATGGCACGTAGTCAATCAATTTCCGGTGGATACCATTGCGCTGAAAGCCGGGATATTTGACTATGGTATGATTGCTTCTTTTTATTACAATAATAAAATCAATAATGCTATTTATGAAGAGAATAATGGATTGGACGAAGATACATTGCAGGCAAACTTTCCATTATTGGTAGAAGAAAAGATCAAAGCGGCACATTATCCGAAAATCATTGAAAATTTTCTTCGTGTAAAAAGTGCGCATATTCAGATTGGATGGAGTGGTCTTACACCCGAACTTCGCAAACTCACCAAAAAACTCGAACAGGAAATTTCTTCCGCGGGTGCTAAAAGTGTGATCCGCGAAGATGTAGCACGCTGGGAAAAACTAGGTCCGGGCAAACCCGCTCCGGACTTCTCGGGTATGACCCCCGACAGCAAGCGGCTGGCGCTGTCCGACCTGCGTGGGAAAGTGGTGTATGTCGACGTTTGGGCAACATGGTGCGGGCCTTGTGTGGGCGCCTTCCCTGATTCCAGGAAATTACAGGCAAAGTTTAAAGGCAACAACCGCATCGCATTTTTGTACGTGTCGATAGACCGCGATACGCTGGCCTGGCAAAAAATGGTGGTCAGCGGCAAAGTGCCTGCTGGTCACCATATGCTCAATGGTCCCGATGAGGCTGGGTCTGTCTGGAATCTTTACCACCTCCGGGGCGTTCCGCACTACCTCCTCATCGACGATCTTGGCCGCATGGTAGCCACGCATGCGCCGCATCCATCGGCCAGCCATACCGCGGAAGAACTGCAAAGCCTGTTGGCAGCAGCAGTCGCCAGGTCCGAAAACCAGCCTCGTATGCGGAGGATTAAGGGAATGCCGGCGACGGCAAAAAATTCAGCATGGTGA
- a CDS encoding VOC family protein, with protein sequence MRTINPWINFNGNAEEAFTFYKLVFGGDFTKIVRFRELASDDFPIPEDEADKIMTIVLPIGKHNVLVANDVPAFMGSVNENENRSKIAISAESREEADQLFSGLSAGGSIEGPMGDSPWGTYAGMFRDKYGIEWIVEFDPNFGA encoded by the coding sequence ATGAGAACAATCAATCCGTGGATCAACTTCAATGGAAATGCAGAAGAAGCATTTACTTTCTACAAATTGGTTTTTGGCGGGGATTTTACGAAAATCGTACGCTTCAGGGAGCTGGCAAGCGACGATTTTCCGATACCGGAAGATGAAGCCGACAAAATCATGACCATTGTTTTGCCTATCGGAAAACACAATGTGCTGGTGGCCAATGATGTCCCGGCATTTATGGGAAGCGTGAATGAAAATGAAAACAGATCTAAAATTGCAATCAGTGCTGAAAGCCGGGAAGAAGCGGACCAACTTTTTAGCGGATTGTCGGCTGGCGGAAGCATTGAAGGACCCATGGGCGACAGTCCCTGGGGCACGTACGCCGGTATGTTTCGGGACAAATATGGCATCGAGTGGATCGTGGAATTCGACCCGAACTTCGGCGCGTAA